catttattgcTGACACGGACACCATGTTATTGGCCACTTTGATTTCCCAGCATTCCTGGTGTTAGAGCTCTGGGATGCAGTGCACATTATTCAGTCAGCACAATAAGTCTACGAAGTCCAATGCCTGCCCAAATGTGCTCATTGTCCCCCGGGCACCATTAGGGACCCCAATATTAGAATCATGTACCCGGCACTAGACATCACTTACAGACCCATCAAAACTTACCAGCAGATTCCGGACAGGAAAATCCTTCAGCCCCCGGTCTCGTGGCGAGTCCAGCACCACAGGGAAGCTCTTGTGCGGAGCATGGATGTACCCAAATTCAATCTCATCCTATGGGGGGGGACAACACATGGTTACAGAGTTACAGAGGGGGGGACACCAAAGAAATTCTTTCTGCCCCACCCCTCTTATAATATGTGTGATGTCACAATTATGATTGATACAACAATTGAGATTGATGTCATAATTTTCGGACCCCCAGGGTTGTGTTCAATCAACCACCATTAAAGACCAGTGATGAATTCCTGCACCCCTTGTCCAATCACAGTAGGATTAGCGCCTCTGCTGGTGAATAACGGTAACGGCACCTACCTGCATCCAACGGTCTCCACGGTTCACATCCTGGAAGCAGATCTTGATGTTGCAGTTGGCTTCACTGACGAGCCTCTTGATGGCCTTTAGGAAGAAAAGATTGTCCTTCAcactggagggggggggcaaaagggGAGTCATTAATGAGAAGAAGCAGAGACATATTCTCTCTCGTCCTAGTCCCATTGAGAGAGGTGGAGATTTAGGGTGCCCATCTGTGGCGGGAGGGTAACAATGGAGCCACAATTCTATCAGCTGGGACAAATGGTGCTGGAATACAACCCCCCCCTCCTCAGGTCCAGTTTATGCAACTGGGGTTCAGCCAATGTTTTAGTTTTCAGTTTCAATTGGGGGTGTTTTATACACAGAATCCCATTAAAGGGgattttgtttgcctttaaaacaaGTATTACCTGCATACAAAAACATCTATGGGCTGTAAGGTGTTTGGGGTGATGATCAGAGGAGCCATGCGGAAGGTGACCACATCTGTAAATATTGGGGTGTCGGGGATCCCCTGCAAGAAAACAATGGGAATATATCAGTAGGAGGCAGCAATTTACTAGACAAAAACTTTTCCTTGTGCCCCAACTCTGTCCCACCTTGGCTTCTATAATATTCCCTCCAGCAGCCTCTACCTAATCCAGTCCTGCCTTCACCCCACTATGGACTCCTTCCCATCTTAACCTGACTCCACCAGGGATGCTTTCATCTCCATTATGTTGTCCACCTCCTCAGTTTGGGGAGCTCATGCCCTGTGCTACCTGACCCCATCAGCTGGTGCTATATCAATAAGGGAGGATCATGATGGCTGAAGCTGTATGGGTGAAACTGGAGCCGGTGGCTGCTCTGCATTGTGGAGACTGAGATCCTATTACTAGATTCCCCTCCACAGCCTGCCAATGAAGAATTGCAGGGTAAAGATAAATATTGGTGGAACCTGAGATGGAGCCAAAGCAAAGGGGTAATTGCAGGGTGTAAATCACCATGTTCATGGGTCTCACACAGAGGGAATATTTATGGGAGGGAGGTGCAGGTATGTCACTGTAAATCCCATAAAACACTATACAGGGCAATCTAGCAGCCAGTGAAACATGTATTGATTGGTCGGCTGAAGGTCACATGTTCTACCAGAGCTTCTGCAGACTGGGTGAAAGGACAGTTAGGTGTCCCACTGTCCCAATACCCTTCAGAAAACTTAGCATTTCCCCACTCAGGGAAGGGTGAGAATCTTTGAGAAATAAtgaccattgttttttttttttggggggggggggataattaGACAAATTCTGGGCTTTGTTTGGTGAGGGCCAACTCTGAAGGGCATAACAAGTAGGCTGTGAGGGTTTTAGCGTAATAACTAAAAGGACGTTGGGAAGGGAATCTGATTTTAACCTGAACTTGGTGCCGTCAAGAGAAAAAGCACAACCAACCAATCACGGTCGCACATCAAGATGGTCCCTGTGTTCATCTGAACAATCCATCAGTGTCTGGTTCCTCCCACCAGGACAAGCAAATCAAACCCACCCAGAGCCACCAGTCTTCTGTCAACCCAAACAACACTCTCCTACCTGCCCCATGGACTCCAGAAGGCTGACTTTGATAGACACCAGCCCATTGAATGATTCATCTGGGAACTGCAAACCTTCCACAAAGAACTGCAGCTGATTGGTTCCTGAGTAGCGGGCCTTGTAGAACAGCTTCTGCTTGCCCAGAACATGGCTATAAATCGTATCTGTGGAGAGAACAGGTCATTACTTGGTTTGGTCAAACATCAGGATGGGATTCCTGCAGAGCCAACACTTCCCACCATACCAAGTTCTTGTGAGGGATGGATCAATTCCCAAGTGTAGGGGCCAAGGGATCATAAACACTGAGGGCCATAGGAGTCTCTTTGAGGGCCACATCCAGCCCAGGAACCTCCAGTTGGTCAGCCCTGCTCTATAGCAATAAGGAGTATCTCTCTGACAGAAACATGGTGCATCATGGAACACATTTAATGGTGGAGCAAAAGAGACAACTCACTTTGGTAGTGAAAGACTCCCAGATTCCCGGAGTCGGATGCAGAGATGTAGAGCAGCATGTGATACCCGTTGGGAAGCTTCTCGGGCCCCTGAATCCGGAGATACATAGGGGACATGTCCAGTAGATCTGGGGGAAGGGATAGTAATGAGAATGAAATATTCCCCTATAATGAGCGTTAGTGGGGACGGAGACTTCGTTACCTTCTTTGCTCATCATAATATTATCCCCCCCATCAACGGAGCGGGCAAACAGACTGTCCTTGTCACAGTTCACCAGGAGAACGGCTCCTTGCCCCTTAGGGCCCCAAGTCCACGAGGCCTGAAACAGGAGAATAATCTCAGCACCAATGGCTCCGTCTCCTGGGACCCCGCGTATCAGAGGCTCCTCAGAGTCAGCTTGGGCCCCGTGTAGTCATTTAAGGGCCACACAAGCTGCAAATCTTAATAACTTGCCCTCCTGTCAACAACTGAAGGGCCACAGATTGGATAACACAGGGGCGACAGTGTCATTATGCCTGGGTCCCACCAAGGACACCCAGGAAACAGCGTAGGGACAATTACCCAATAAAAGCCAAGCGTCCAGACTCTGGGAATCCTGTCCCAACTGTAAACAGCGACCTTGGGATCAAGCGCCAGGTACCGGGAGTCAGAGAGGGTTTATTTTTATGGTCTGGTCTCCCAGCCCCCGACACAACTCCCTGCAATTAGTCACCTGCAAGTAACTACCTTGTGTGGATTGTTCTTCTCCACGACCCCATCACGGTCTGCGTCAACATCCAATGAGATCTCTGTAAGAGAGGAAAATGTCACTGccatctcccagcatgctcagtcaCTGGTACTTGCTAACGGAGGATCTGCTGAGTTATAGTGCAGCAACATGAGCCCCCCAAAAAGAAACGTTTGCAGCCTCCTCATTTTAGTTTTGATTAATGCCCCTTCCCAGCTCCCAACCTCAACTTTTTCCAATACACCTTAATCCAGTTTAAATCTCAGCTCTGAacttcctgtctgaccatgggaaagagaacagcccaggagcaggaagtacagagaatcagagctctgtacctgggtaagtactgggggagattggattcacttacccagggggaggttcctgtctgaccatgggaaagagaacagcccaggagcaggaagtacagagaatcagagctctgtacctgggtaagtactgggggagattggattcacttacccagggggaggttcctgtctgaccatgggaaagagaacagcccaggagcaggaagtacagagaatcagagctctgtacctgggtaagtactgggggagattggattcacttacccagggggaggttcctgtctgaccatgggaaagagaacagcccaggagcaggaagtagagtttcCATTACCCAAGGAAGGTTCCTAGTGGGATGTAAATGGGCTTCAACCCAAACTGATTTACAATTACTACTTAGTAAATGAGACCCAACATATAATCCCATTGATCTAAGGGCAAGTCAGGTAAGGGTGAATAGGAATCTTTATAGGGGAAGGAAACAGTGATATTCTACCCGGACCCCCTGCCTGTGCCCTTGAGCAGGAGGTGTCCCGGTGAATCTGACTGAGTGGCTGAATATCACAGAGTCGGGTTTCTCCAAAGCCCAAACACAGAGACAATCCCTCAGCTGTGGCCCCTTCTCAGTTGGCAGCTGGTCCATAAAATATTTCCCTGAGTTCCAATAAAGACCATCACAAGCCAAGCACTAGCCGGAATTATCTGAGGAATTGCCAGTGCCAAGATAGTCTGGGCCCCAAACAGGGGGACACTGGAATCATTTGTGACTTTAATGGAGTTTGTGGCTTCCCAGTACCAACCTGGGGGCCCCCAGTAATGCATTTTGTAAGTCTGTTCTCTCTGCTTCACCCCATTCATTTTCCCGTATTTATATTTACTCGCATAGTATCAGTGTGTCTCTCTTCTCTACAGTCACTTTCCTGTCCTTCTCATTAGGTCCTTCctcagaggagcttacaatccagTGGTTCAGGAGCCAGCTACCCTAGCAGGGGGTAAttggactggggggtggggtagCAGCTGTGAtgactgcatttatttattgtttgtaatTTGGGTTCCCTTGGCAGGGCCCCCCTGCTACTACTCACCTAGGATATTGCACAGGAATGTACAATATAGTGTCCTGATCCAGACTGAGCTTCAGAAAAGTCCCTGGTATTTCAAGTCTCAAGGTAAGTGTTGTATCTCTATATAGAACTGACCCAGGAATAACATAGGGAGAGAACCTCCCAAAATGCAAGTGACCTGGGAATAACATAAGGAGAGAACCTCCCAATACACAACTGACCTGGGGATAACATAGGGAGAAAACCACCCAAAATGCAACTGACCTGGGAATAACATAGGGAGAGAACCTTCCAATATGGGGCTGATTTGGGAATAACAGAGGGAGAGGAGCCACTTACCAACCCCAGTGAAATAGAATCCAGCCttgtctataggagcatctgagCCATTGCCGTAATAAGCAAATGTGATCTGTAATGAggaaaagagaaataattaaatGTATCAGGCAGTGCCACTTATTGGCAGCGGGTAGGTTATGTTTCTGGATGCCCCGGCCACTCACCTTCCCATCATTGGTCTCAGCGCTCGGTGCCAACATCTTTATTTCCACCAAACTCTCCTGGACCAGCGGCCAAAGCTTCTCCCCATTGAGCACTTTCTGTTGGGCTCGATCACTACCAAGGACTGAGACTTCGATATTCTGAGAGTGGTGCAAAGAGAACCATTGGGAACCAGCAGGTGCCCCCCTGTGAGAAACAAGGAGGGTCATTTGGCTCCTCTATAGGGACACAAGTTACAGCAAGTTCTATTCCACTTTCTCCTGGATAATAATATTGAAAGAGTCCAGGAAGGTTGAGTTGTGACCACTAGCCCCTCAGCAAtggcagaactacaactcccaggtccttcctaaaggtggccatacacgggccaataaaagctgccgacagactgtgtcttattggcccgtgtatgggggccccccgacgggcttccccgatcgagatctggccgaaattcggccagatctcgatcgaatgggacagaaaatcccgtcggatcgcggccgcatctgttcgttgatgcggtcccgtgatccgaccgcccgtttgacgaatgctaggatccgatcgttgggccctagggcccacgatcggatctgcccgatattgcccacctcaaggtgggcatatcggagggagatccgctcgtttggcgacatcaccaaacgagcggatctatccatgtatggccaccttaactcacagATGCTGGGAGTTTAGGATCCCCACTTGGGTTGCGAAATCAGCCAAGTCTCCCTGAGTTTGGTGACCCCGGATAAAAGCAACTGTGCATACCTCATTACTTTACTTATTGACTCCACCTACTCTACTCGAACGAGCAAACAGCTGCGCCGCAGCCCATATCGGATTGGTCAAGACTTGACTTGGTCTTTCCTATAACTCTCTCCAATCTGCTTCTCCACTGGGATAAGAAGAACCAACAAACATTTTAACCAATAGCAAACTTCTTTATGATCCCAtcaaattgtaagctctgtgggtcaGAGACCTCCTTCCTGTTTAACCCAATGCCTGCGCCGTCCAATAAACCTACAGTAGGAAATGTGCAGGGGTGTGGCTGAAGgtggaagattttgctgaatAATCTGATCATTATTTGCACTGGGGGTTACCACTGATACAACATTATGTGGTGCTGGTGATTGGAGACACGAGGCAGGGAGGGGACGCAATGCAGTTGAAGGGAATTCCTTGCTCTGCTCATTTCGACACCCTCCGATGTCAAAATCTTTTGTTTGAGAACCACAAGAACTTCCCCACCAGAAACAAACCCAACCCAGTCCTCCTGCAGGTCACGTGACTTCATGAACGGTCAGTTATGTGTCAACTTCCCTTCATTGCAGCGACCCCAAGGTCAGTGGTTTCTCCTGTTCGTTACAAACAGAATTCTACGGAGAACTGACACTTGGGAAATATAAagggacagtgttggactgggtctcCCGGGGGGAACCTGAACTCCATGCACCTCATTGTAGAAATAAAAAAGAGCTGAtgggtttgtttatatatatatataatacacaaaagccatgaatatcctgtaaattatatccttataaacggtgagttctgatgtcatcagttataaaccgtgagttctgatgtcatttctgtcacatgactcactgaaacttgtatattataataaataaagtacccccagttgtacaatatgaggatattagaagttacctcggagttccatgacctgtataactcagccttcggcctcgtacttttatatggtcatgaaactcctcggtaacttataatatccctatattttacaaaagggggtactttattcactatataatacacaaaagccatgaatatcttgtaaaatatatccttataaacggtgagttctgatgtcatcagttataaacggtgagttctgatgtcatttttgtcacatgactcactgaaacttgtgtattataataaataaagtacctccagttgcaaaatatgaggatattagaagttacctcagagtttttatatggacatgaaactcctcggtaacttataatatccttatattttacaagagggggtactttattcactatatatttagttgtataatcacatttactttacagcgctacgcaatatgttggcgctatataatacatgttaatgataataataataataataataataataataataataataggatatCCCCAATATGCCAGTCCGACTCAGGTGAGGCAGAAATTATAGCCCACAAGCAAGTGACCCCTGAACCCGTGATCAGGTTTCAGCAAAAAGGGGAGCAAATGTTCCCCAGAAACCCAAACGGATACGAGAACAACTCGTTGTGCAGAGAACCCAGCAGCGCCCCTAACAAGGTATTCCACGGCTCTCCACTCCCAAATAAGGCTGGCAGTTTTATATAATGTCATCAGCCCAGCGAGACATTAATTGCCTGGAATTCAGAGTGGGCTCATCGGACCTCTGCAAAGAAGTCACTTAGAACTAAGCCTTACAAATCCCGAGCAGGTTATTCCAATCCATCACTCCGAGCTGCTGGGGGTATCCTGATACTCGGCACTCACATGCTGACGGATCTCTCTCTTCTCGGGGATTACCAGGGGCACAGCTGCAAACCCCCCGGGACCCGCATCGACGTGCCAGGAATATGGATCTGTCTCCAGGGACATTTCACTGCTGATAGAGATCCAACAAAACCAAAGCTCAGCTATTAATTTGTCACTCATCCGCCACCAGCAACGTGTGGATAAATATTTCTATTCCCAGCGATTAAAGGGCACAACGTGCCAAATCCACACAGTGTCATCCGGacaaatttaaagggacagtgcagTCTGAGAAATCCCAGAAAACAAAGTTTGTGTAGCAAGATAAGGAAACTACAGAGGGAAAGTTCCCCTTAAAACTACATTTTAGACACTAGAAAGTGAACTTCTGACTcaatttagaattatatttttttcaaggggcatttcaccttttagttagattttagtatattatagaatggccaattggtgttcattatttattttttatagtttttaaatgattgcctttttcttctaactctttccagcttttaaaaagggggtcactgaccccatctaaaaaaacaaattctttgtaaggctacaaatgtattgttactttttattactcatctttctattcaggcctctcctattcatattccagtctcttattcaaaccagcgCTTGGTTACTAGGGTCGCgactcattaaaggaaaactataccccccaaacaatgtaggtctctattaaaagatactgagtaaaacagctcatgtgtaaaaccctgcttcatgtaaatgaaccattatcataataatatacttttctagtagtatgtgccattgggtaatcataaatagaaaattgccattttaaaaaataagggccgccccctgagatcgtaagattcactgtgctcacatacaaaccacatgtaaggtcacatgagccaattaacagacagagttgtgtcttttccttcctcacttcttcctgttacagttagtgttgtagtatttctggtcaggtgatctctgaggcagcacagatagagtcacgaaatggtggttcaaggcaagagatgtaaaagggcaatatttatgtaaatatatgttccagtttggtaagattctttaatatgtcattcaatttgatataaactatctgttgcttaagtattcattttgggggtatagttttcctttaacaacctAGTGATCAGATTTCCGCATGCAGAGCAGTGCAGCACAATGTGTTTAGACTTATTCTACTCATTCTACACATGAACATAATAGGGTTAAACTCAGGGGTCACACTCGGGGGACTTCGACTTTAAGGCATCCTGCGAGAGATTCTGGCAGAAGGTTGGTGTGCGAGCGTATAAAGCAACGAAACGTGATATTGCCGCACTCGGGAAGCTGACTATTCAAATGAGACCCAGATGGAAATGGCGTTGGTACATATGAGCTTCTCATGTTCTCCCAGGAACCCGAGTGTCAGACAACTGCGCCCCCATCCCATGCGCTCACAGCTTCCCGTGGTGACGGAATCCTGCAATCAGGGAATTCTGAGCAAAATATTTGCTACTGGGAAGGCTGTAATTCCACACAGGAATGTACTGATACCAAACCCAGTGTCTAAAGGGCAAGTGAacccaaaataaatgtatagtgAAACCTTATGTAATTCtgtgcaacttcccaatatccattcattctgcCTTCTCACCGTCACTCatgtaactgctattgtttgtCACTGtcggagtcagaggcagcagtgcagagaaagggacagacacaatgacagttacacagaactataaacccagtgagaatgaggaatgaatggatattgggaagttgtatcaggagtcagaagcagcagtgcagagaagagaaagggacagacacaatgacagttacacagaactataaacccagtgagaatgaggaatgaatggatattgggaagttgtatcaggagtcagaagcagcagtgcagagaagagaaagggacagacacaatgacagttaca
This sequence is a window from Xenopus laevis strain J_2021 chromosome 7S, Xenopus_laevis_v10.1, whole genome shotgun sequence. Protein-coding genes within it:
- the padi2.S gene encoding peptidyl arginine deiminase, type II S homeolog; this encodes MQKPQNRTVRLARGQRQEEVYVLGTSISIPVLGGAPAGSQWFSLHHSQNIEVSVLGSDRAQQKVLNGEKLWPLVQESLVEIKMLAPSAETNDGKITFAYYGNGSDAPIDKAGFYFTGVEISLDVDADRDGVVEKNNPHKASWTWGPKGQGAVLLVNCDKDSLFARSVDGGDNIMMSKEDLLDMSPMYLRIQGPEKLPNGYHMLLYISASDSGNLGVFHYQNTIYSHVLGKQKLFYKARYSGTNQLQFFVEGLQFPDESFNGLVSIKVSLLESMGQGIPDTPIFTDVVTFRMAPLIITPNTLQPIDVFVCSVKDNLFFLKAIKRLVSEANCNIKICFQDVNRGDRWMQDEIEFGYIHAPHKSFPVVLDSPRDRGLKDFPVRNLLGPDFGYVTKLAASSEVTSLDSFGNLEVSPPVTANGKNYPLGRILIGSSFPTSSGRRMTKAVRDFLYAQRVQSPIELYTDWLFVGHVDEFMTFVPTADKKGFRLLLSSPVTCFQLFRQKKDEGHGDATLFQGKESKRWTVAKVISTDSLLKENLYVQHCIDWNRNILKQELGLTEDDIIDIPALFRLETDGQALAFFPSMVNMLVLGKELGIPKPLGPVINESCCLEDYMVSMMKPLQLNCTFIDDFVSYHKKLGEVHCGTNTRRKPFPFPWWQMEEP